The following proteins are encoded in a genomic region of Tenacibaculum sp. 190524A05c:
- a CDS encoding FecR family protein translates to MAQKYDDTFLARWLANELSENELKNFQESEDYEQYEHIINTLNSAEYPEIDIDSNFAKTLSKIEIEKAKESNKSRSLNPYWLSGIAASLVLVFSYLLFFQNITYTTQLAEQLDFNLPDNSQVTLNADSKVSHKRFGWKDNRVVDLTGEAYFKVEKGQKFEVKTAQGIVSVLGTQFTVNSRENFFNVICYEGKVKVEIPNQKEVILTKGKALSFKNNITSAYTLEIEKPSWLNKQSSFYNAPIIEVINELERQFNIKIDGKANVKPGNFTGRFSHDNLETALKTIFVSMNIPFSFEDNKVKIQKY, encoded by the coding sequence ATGGCACAAAAATACGATGATACCTTTTTAGCCCGATGGCTTGCGAATGAGCTTTCAGAAAATGAACTTAAAAACTTTCAGGAATCTGAAGATTACGAGCAATATGAACATATTATAAACACTCTAAATTCTGCAGAATACCCTGAAATTGATATCGACTCTAATTTTGCAAAAACACTTTCAAAAATTGAGATTGAAAAAGCTAAAGAGTCTAATAAAAGTAGATCATTAAATCCATATTGGCTGAGCGGAATTGCAGCCTCGTTAGTATTAGTATTTAGCTATTTGCTGTTCTTTCAAAACATCACCTATACTACACAATTAGCCGAACAACTTGATTTTAATTTACCTGATAACTCTCAAGTTACTTTAAATGCTGATTCTAAAGTTTCTCACAAACGCTTCGGTTGGAAAGATAATCGAGTGGTTGATTTAACAGGTGAAGCCTATTTTAAAGTTGAGAAAGGACAGAAATTCGAGGTAAAAACAGCTCAAGGAATTGTAAGTGTTTTAGGAACTCAGTTCACAGTCAATTCAAGAGAGAATTTCTTTAATGTGATTTGTTATGAGGGTAAGGTGAAAGTTGAAATACCAAATCAAAAAGAGGTAATTTTAACCAAGGGAAAAGCGCTTAGTTTCAAAAACAATATAACGTCAGCATATACTTTAGAAATTGAAAAACCAAGTTGGTTAAATAAACAAAGTAGTTTTTACAACGCACCAATTATTGAAGTTATTAACGAATTGGAACGTCAGTTTAATATTAAGATTGATGGTAAGGCCAATGTAAAACCAGGAAACTTTACAGGAAGATTTTCTCATGATAATTTAGAAACTGCTTTAAAAACAATTTTTGTTTCTATGAATATTCCTTTTAGCTTTGAGGATAACAAAGTTAAAATTCAAAAATATTAG
- a CDS encoding TonB-dependent receptor plug domain-containing protein, whose protein sequence is MKPLFAILFLFCFSFFDINAQELKVSYDKKDLKVVIQEIEQHFEVRFSYNNSILEHQKFSYSGTIDVDLFLLEIEIQNRIASEYIDRKNIILKGKDKTNPSYILDEVQIVSEYLTSGFDQNKEDGSIILNPTQMGVLPGLVEPDVLQSLQLLPGVSSPTESATNLHIRGGTPDQNLVLWDGIKMYHQGHLFGMISAFNPYITDRVNIYRSGASAKYGNRISGIIDMHSSDDILEKTSVGVGSNLLNADAYIKLPIIKDKLGLVVSSRRSLTDVFNSITYQQLGNKVFQNTKIEDINTQTREEELTVLKDQFYFVDFNAKTTWKINDKNRINFSSLFVRNELDYANSTFEGETSNDKLDLKNSGFSLQTDHSVSQNLKLSSNINYSDYQSDNSLIETTTVDSESYNRTNSVKDFGISFQSEIRFTPSKKLLLGLEYNDYNVNSLIDFPEGSLEDEIENNSLNAINIFGEYRYTSKKWFVNSGLRVSRYGKLNKTFFEPRFYMNYNINPHFKFKSSGEIKNQAISQLITFEFNELGLHNNVWALADNDDIPILSNYQLTTGFLFDKNNWKLDIEGYYRYTEGLTTSTRGFNSNAITDSYFSGKSSAYGIDILIKKRIKRFRTWLSYSLSKTLFNFGDLQNGNFAGNFDQRHVISFSNTYKLKRFQFSLGWHFATGKPFSTPSGIGTFTNENNETESFLEYGSQNNTRLVSYHKLDGSILYDFKLGKRKNTKARIGVSFLNIYNHTNQIDRFFNINSDNSEISEERIIGLRTTPNVVFRVTF, encoded by the coding sequence GTGAAGCCCTTATTTGCGATTCTATTTTTATTCTGCTTTAGTTTCTTTGATATCAACGCACAAGAACTAAAAGTTTCTTACGATAAAAAGGATTTGAAAGTAGTTATTCAAGAGATTGAACAACACTTTGAGGTTCGTTTTTCTTATAACAATTCGATACTAGAACATCAAAAATTTAGTTATTCTGGAACAATCGATGTAGATCTTTTTTTGCTAGAAATAGAAATTCAAAATCGTATAGCTTCTGAATATATTGATAGAAAAAATATTATTTTAAAAGGTAAAGACAAAACCAATCCGTCTTATATATTAGACGAAGTTCAAATCGTTTCTGAATATTTAACTTCTGGTTTTGATCAGAATAAAGAGGATGGATCAATAATCTTAAATCCAACTCAAATGGGCGTTTTACCAGGTTTGGTTGAACCGGATGTTTTACAGAGTTTGCAATTGTTACCTGGAGTTTCGAGTCCAACAGAATCTGCTACGAATCTTCATATTAGAGGTGGAACTCCTGATCAAAATTTAGTGCTCTGGGATGGAATTAAAATGTACCATCAAGGTCATTTATTCGGAATGATTTCAGCTTTCAATCCATATATAACCGACAGAGTCAATATCTATAGAAGTGGTGCAAGTGCGAAGTACGGAAATCGAATTTCGGGAATTATAGACATGCATTCCTCGGATGATATTTTAGAGAAAACTTCAGTTGGAGTTGGAAGTAACCTTTTAAATGCGGACGCTTATATTAAACTTCCAATTATCAAAGATAAATTAGGACTTGTTGTATCTTCTAGAAGATCTTTAACAGATGTTTTCAACTCAATTACCTATCAACAACTGGGGAATAAAGTGTTCCAGAATACCAAAATAGAAGATATTAATACGCAAACTAGAGAAGAAGAATTAACCGTTTTAAAAGATCAATTTTATTTTGTTGACTTTAACGCAAAAACAACGTGGAAGATTAATGATAAAAACAGAATTAACTTCAGTAGTTTATTTGTTAGAAATGAATTAGATTATGCAAATTCAACTTTCGAAGGTGAAACTTCTAATGATAAACTAGATTTAAAAAATAGTGGATTTAGCCTTCAAACTGATCATTCTGTTTCTCAAAATCTAAAACTGAGTAGTAACATTAATTATTCAGATTATCAATCTGATAATAGTTTAATTGAAACAACAACTGTTGATAGTGAAAGTTATAATAGAACTAATTCGGTAAAAGATTTTGGTATTTCTTTTCAATCAGAAATCCGTTTTACTCCTTCTAAAAAACTTCTTCTAGGTCTTGAATACAATGATTATAATGTGAATTCTTTAATCGACTTTCCTGAAGGAAGTTTAGAAGATGAAATAGAAAACAACTCTTTAAATGCTATAAATATTTTTGGTGAATATAGATATACTTCTAAAAAATGGTTTGTGAATTCTGGATTGCGTGTTAGTAGATATGGAAAATTGAATAAAACATTCTTCGAACCAAGATTTTATATGAATTATAATATTAATCCACATTTCAAATTCAAAAGTTCAGGAGAAATAAAAAATCAAGCTATTAGCCAATTAATTACGTTTGAGTTTAATGAATTAGGATTACATAATAATGTTTGGGCTTTGGCCGATAATGACGACATTCCTATTCTTAGTAATTACCAACTCACAACTGGATTTTTATTTGATAAAAACAACTGGAAACTAGATATCGAAGGATATTACAGATACACAGAAGGATTAACCACCTCAACACGAGGATTCAATTCAAACGCTATTACTGATAGTTATTTTTCTGGTAAAAGCTCGGCTTATGGAATTGACATTTTAATTAAAAAAAGGATTAAACGTTTTAGAACTTGGTTGAGTTATTCTTTAAGTAAAACGTTGTTTAATTTTGGAGATTTACAAAACGGAAACTTCGCTGGGAATTTTGATCAAAGACATGTTATTAGCTTTTCCAACACCTATAAATTAAAACGATTTCAGTTTTCTTTAGGCTGGCATTTTGCCACAGGAAAACCTTTTTCTACTCCTTCTGGAATTGGCACATTTACCAATGAAAACAATGAAACCGAATCCTTTTTAGAATATGGTTCTCAAAACAATACGCGTTTAGTAAGCTATCATAAATTAGATGGAAGTATACTTTATGATTTTAAATTAGGAAAACGTAAAAACACAAAAGCAAGAATTGGTGTTTCTTTTTTGAATATCTACAACCATACCAATCAAATTGATCGATTTTTCAATATTAATAGTGACAATTCTGAAATTTCAGAAGAACGTATTATAGGACTTCGAACTACTCCGAACGTAGTGTTTAGAGTAACTTTTTAA
- a CDS encoding flavin reductase family protein has translation MLTIDPKEVSTGKLHQYLLGAIAPRPIAFASTIDEDGNPNLSPFSFFNVFGANPPIMIFSPARSVRNNTTKHTLDNAEITKEVVINVVNYDIVQQMSLSSTMYPKGVNEFEKAGLTMLPSEVVKPFRVAESPAQFECKVIDIIYTGKEGGAGNLIVCEVVKVHVKEEVLDDDGLIDQHKIDLVARAGGSYYSRARDGFFEIPKPLSTLGIGVDQIPAEIRNSNVLTGNNLGVLGNVEEMPSQAVVDNFAKEHPEYVGVSEEKKHTFAQEYLLKNDVESAWKVLLIK, from the coding sequence ATGTTAACAATTGATCCTAAAGAAGTATCTACAGGAAAATTACATCAATATTTACTAGGAGCAATAGCACCTAGGCCAATTGCTTTTGCAAGTACCATAGATGAAGACGGAAATCCGAATTTATCACCTTTTAGTTTTTTTAATGTATTTGGAGCGAATCCTCCAATTATGATTTTTTCTCCAGCGAGAAGCGTAAGAAATAACACGACAAAACATACTTTAGATAATGCTGAAATCACTAAAGAGGTTGTAATTAATGTTGTGAATTATGATATTGTACAACAAATGTCTTTAAGTAGTACAATGTATCCTAAAGGTGTAAACGAGTTTGAGAAAGCAGGTTTAACTATGTTGCCTTCAGAAGTAGTAAAACCATTTAGAGTAGCAGAATCACCAGCTCAATTTGAGTGTAAAGTTATAGATATTATTTACACAGGAAAAGAGGGAGGAGCAGGCAATTTAATCGTTTGTGAAGTTGTAAAAGTTCATGTCAAAGAAGAAGTGCTTGATGATGATGGATTAATCGACCAACATAAAATAGATTTAGTTGCTCGTGCAGGAGGAAGTTACTATTCAAGAGCAAGGGATGGATTTTTTGAAATTCCAAAACCATTATCAACTTTAGGAATAGGTGTAGATCAAATTCCTGCTGAAATTAGAAATAGCAATGTCTTAACCGGAAATAATTTGGGAGTTCTAGGTAATGTTGAAGAAATGCCAAGTCAAGCTGTTGTTGATAACTTTGCTAAAGAACATCCTGAGTATGTTGGAGTATCAGAAGAAAAAAAGCATACATTTGCACAAGAATATTTATTAAAGAATGACGTTGAAAGTGCATGGAAAGTACTTTTAATTAAATAA
- a CDS encoding ATP-binding protein has translation MHNKVIENVRSQSYLNIMNYHVANHDFDSVIHYQNLIKNSSHDLSVLGKTEMHLAKIYAKKSDYYKSLDSFYKAIDFFERNDDVESQIESYIAVGMFYRKINSIDLSTEIDSILMNKYLFKSKDDYYNKRIYINHASHLASLGLEKQSIGVLQNINPNSLKSNVVKKYYYKELFEMFSITNQLDSARKYIHKAYANPEFKLPCDNANKTIGLAFLAFKAQDYPTTLMHLDKVKESEFFTRVSDFTKLKMFKVEYLSHKTLGNYQKSLKAYEDYFKVRNSLKSFHINARASILNFKLNYDEKILELKEINRVSDLFLQQRKKFYILYTFLITFSVLAFIFFIFHSKRKKERLQLFYEYEKIKAVTDYKNRFIENLSHEISTPITIIIGYLRLIANNPMEYSKVIKYTNLAKRSTENIANSLTNFLTLSKLEKEHVNYKTLSLPLGKFIEDCVLSFQGVAEIKNIALYYKSNINVSEDLEYDYDSLKKIINNLVSNAIKYTPPQKSIYFTAELLEKEIYITVKDEGIGIDKKEQEFIFDRFYQSKQNQIYGGFGIGLSLVNELISKLKGSISLDSEKGIGSVFKVNLPVTLKNYKSYLKDEKFVFKNITTETQIEVEDPDDAPSILVVDDNIEIINYINELLSPKFNCTFAFDGVEALGKILELHFDVILCDLRIPILNGYDLKAQLNKHERTRDIPYLLMTTSIKDFAEGKQNKLGIKDYLVKPFKDTELLTRINILIEKEQYQKQLQSLDKSAVNYSGAYADLMKKVNTIVIENINDKDFSVNKLAKLCGYSHKQFSQIIKEKSGLSPVKLVLEIRLLMAYDLIINNTYQSINEVIFAVGLNSRSYFNKVFTNRFGVKPGKLVKKIKVEDL, from the coding sequence TTGCATAATAAAGTAATCGAAAATGTAAGAAGCCAGTCGTATTTGAATATTATGAATTATCATGTCGCGAATCATGATTTTGATTCGGTTATTCACTACCAAAATTTAATTAAGAATAGTAGTCATGATCTTTCTGTTTTAGGAAAAACGGAAATGCATTTAGCAAAAATTTATGCTAAGAAAAGTGATTACTACAAATCACTAGATAGTTTTTACAAAGCAATCGACTTTTTTGAAAGAAACGATGATGTGGAAAGTCAAATTGAAAGTTACATCGCTGTAGGAATGTTCTACCGAAAAATAAACAGTATTGACTTGTCAACTGAGATTGACTCCATTTTAATGAATAAATATCTGTTTAAATCGAAGGATGATTATTACAATAAAAGAATTTACATCAATCATGCTTCTCATTTAGCTTCTTTAGGATTAGAGAAACAATCTATTGGAGTATTACAGAATATCAATCCAAATTCTTTAAAAAGTAATGTTGTTAAGAAGTATTATTATAAAGAATTATTTGAGATGTTCTCAATAACTAATCAACTTGATTCTGCTCGAAAATACATTCATAAAGCATATGCTAATCCAGAATTTAAATTACCATGTGATAATGCCAATAAAACTATTGGACTTGCATTTTTAGCTTTTAAAGCTCAAGATTATCCAACAACTTTAATGCACTTAGATAAAGTAAAGGAAAGTGAGTTTTTTACCAGAGTAAGCGATTTTACAAAGCTAAAAATGTTTAAAGTGGAATATCTTTCTCATAAAACTCTAGGCAATTATCAAAAATCTTTGAAAGCTTACGAAGATTATTTCAAAGTACGTAATTCTTTAAAAAGTTTTCATATCAATGCCAGAGCATCCATTTTAAATTTTAAACTCAATTACGATGAAAAAATTCTAGAATTAAAGGAGATTAATAGAGTAAGTGATTTATTCCTTCAACAACGAAAGAAATTCTACATTCTCTACACGTTTTTAATTACATTTTCAGTTCTTGCATTTATCTTTTTCATCTTTCATTCTAAAAGAAAAAAAGAGCGTTTACAGTTGTTTTATGAGTATGAGAAAATAAAAGCCGTAACCGATTATAAAAATCGATTTATAGAGAATTTATCACATGAAATTAGTACACCAATTACTATTATTATTGGTTATTTGAGGTTAATTGCTAATAATCCGATGGAATATTCGAAGGTGATAAAATATACGAATTTGGCTAAACGAAGTACTGAAAATATTGCGAATTCACTTACTAATTTCTTGACACTTTCTAAACTAGAGAAAGAACATGTAAATTATAAAACGTTGTCTTTGCCTCTTGGGAAATTTATTGAAGATTGCGTATTGTCATTTCAAGGTGTTGCTGAAATTAAGAACATAGCGTTGTATTATAAATCTAACATTAATGTTAGTGAAGATTTAGAGTACGATTATGATAGCTTAAAGAAGATAATTAACAATTTAGTTTCAAATGCTATTAAATATACTCCACCACAAAAATCAATTTATTTTACTGCAGAACTTTTAGAGAAAGAGATTTATATCACTGTAAAAGATGAAGGAATTGGAATAGATAAAAAGGAACAAGAATTTATTTTTGACCGATTCTATCAATCAAAACAAAATCAAATTTATGGAGGTTTTGGAATTGGGTTATCTTTAGTAAACGAATTGATTTCAAAATTGAAAGGAAGTATTTCCTTAGATAGCGAAAAAGGAATTGGAAGTGTTTTTAAGGTGAATTTACCAGTGACTTTAAAGAATTACAAATCTTATTTGAAAGATGAGAAATTTGTCTTTAAGAACATTACAACAGAAACTCAAATTGAAGTTGAAGATCCAGATGATGCACCATCTATTTTAGTGGTAGATGATAATATTGAAATTATTAATTATATCAATGAATTATTATCTCCTAAATTCAATTGTACGTTTGCTTTCGATGGAGTAGAGGCCTTAGGTAAGATTTTAGAATTACATTTTGATGTGATTTTATGCGATTTAAGAATTCCAATTTTAAATGGTTATGATTTAAAAGCGCAATTAAATAAACATGAGCGTACTAGAGATATTCCATATCTGTTAATGACAACATCAATAAAAGATTTTGCAGAAGGGAAGCAGAATAAACTTGGAATAAAAGATTATTTGGTTAAGCCTTTTAAAGATACAGAGCTATTAACTAGAATTAACATTTTAATAGAAAAGGAACAGTATCAAAAACAATTGCAAAGTCTTGATAAAAGTGCTGTAAATTATAGTGGAGCTTATGCAGATTTAATGAAAAAAGTGAATACTATAGTTATCGAGAATATTAACGATAAAGATTTTAGTGTGAATAAACTTGCGAAGTTGTGTGGATATAGTCACAAACAGTTCTCACAAATTATCAAAGAAAAGTCAGGTTTATCTCCAGTAAAGTTAGTACTCGAAATACGATTATTAATGGCTTATGACTTAATTATTAATAACACCTATCAATCTATAAATGAAGTTATTTTTGCGGTTGGATTAAATAGCCGATCGTATTTCAATAAAGTATTTACAAATAGATTTGGTGTGAAGCCGGGTAAACTTGTAAAAAAGATAAAAGTAGAAGATTTATAA
- the aat gene encoding leucyl/phenylalanyl-tRNA--protein transferase, producing MYYWLGEHIEFPSHEYASKEGIIALGGDLSSERLIFAYQNGIFPWFNEGEPIVWYSPEERMVLFPNDLKVSKSMRQVLRKSDFQITQNKAFEEVILACKKIDRKDQDGTWITDDMFLAYMELHRLGYAKSIEVWKENKLVGGLYGVDLGNGVFCGESMFSKASNMSKVAFIHLVKSCGYKLIDCQVHNDHLESLGANEISRAEFLAFLR from the coding sequence ATGTATTACTGGTTAGGAGAACATATTGAATTCCCGTCGCATGAATATGCTTCAAAAGAAGGGATTATAGCTTTAGGAGGTGATCTTTCCTCTGAACGGTTAATTTTTGCGTATCAAAACGGAATTTTTCCCTGGTTTAATGAAGGAGAGCCAATAGTTTGGTATTCTCCAGAAGAAAGAATGGTTTTATTTCCTAATGATTTAAAAGTTTCTAAATCTATGAGGCAAGTGTTACGAAAAAGCGACTTTCAAATTACTCAGAATAAAGCTTTTGAAGAAGTAATTTTGGCATGTAAGAAAATTGATAGAAAAGATCAGGATGGAACTTGGATTACAGATGATATGTTTCTGGCTTATATGGAACTACATCGTTTAGGTTATGCTAAATCAATTGAAGTGTGGAAGGAAAATAAACTTGTAGGAGGGTTATATGGAGTTGATTTAGGAAATGGTGTTTTTTGTGGAGAAAGTATGTTTAGTAAAGCAAGTAATATGAGTAAAGTTGCATTCATTCATTTGGTTAAAAGTTGTGGTTATAAATTAATTGATTGCCAAGTTCATAATGATCATTTAGAAAGCCTAGGGGCAAATGAGATAAGTAGAGCTGAGTTTTTGGCGTTTTTGAGATAG
- a CDS encoding DUF1456 family protein, producing the protein MALTNNDIFKKLRVAHKLRDTDIIEICALVDFKVSKAELGAFFRKEDHPKYMECGDQILRNFLNGLIIHLRGPMPPRDNKK; encoded by the coding sequence ATGGCATTAACGAATAACGATATTTTTAAAAAATTAAGAGTAGCTCATAAATTAAGAGATACTGATATTATTGAGATTTGTGCATTGGTAGACTTTAAAGTTTCAAAGGCAGAATTAGGAGCGTTTTTTAGAAAAGAAGATCATCCTAAATACATGGAGTGTGGGGATCAAATCTTACGAAACTTTTTAAACGGTTTAATAATACATCTACGAGGTCCAATGCCTCCAAGAGACAATAAAAAATAA
- a CDS encoding RNA polymerase sigma-70 factor: MAKSLGSICEERIFQKVFNQYFKVVCNFIYSKCGNMEQAQDLCQDAFVKLWKNCAKVPFDKAKSYLFTLTKNAFFNEYEHQKVVLKYKTVKSGSVNNEDPEFLFRQKEFQQELNNAINKLTEKDREVFLLNRIEKKKYKEIAEMLDISIKTVEKRMHAALTSLRKDIKNYKI; encoded by the coding sequence ATGGCGAAATCATTAGGTTCAATTTGCGAAGAACGCATCTTTCAAAAAGTATTTAATCAATACTTTAAAGTGGTTTGTAATTTTATTTATTCCAAATGTGGAAACATGGAACAAGCTCAAGATTTATGTCAGGATGCATTTGTAAAACTTTGGAAAAACTGTGCTAAAGTTCCCTTCGACAAAGCTAAATCTTATCTTTTTACACTTACTAAGAATGCTTTTTTTAACGAATATGAACATCAAAAAGTTGTCTTAAAATACAAAACTGTGAAGTCTGGTTCTGTAAATAATGAAGATCCAGAATTTCTATTTCGTCAAAAAGAATTTCAACAAGAATTGAATAACGCAATTAATAAGCTCACAGAAAAAGATAGAGAAGTTTTTTTATTGAACAGAATTGAGAAAAAGAAATATAAAGAAATTGCCGAAATGCTAGATATTTCAATTAAAACAGTTGAAAAACGAATGCATGCGGCACTTACCAGTTTACGTAAGGATATTAAAAATTATAAAATATAA
- a CDS encoding DUF3127 domain-containing protein, giving the protein MEVIGKIKIINETQTFGSNGFRKREVVVTTDEQYPQMLMIEFVQDKCDLLNNFQVGQDVKVSINLRGREWINPEGKAMYFNSIQGWRIENLQQASAPQNMPPVDQFQPAPDLTDNEPDDLPF; this is encoded by the coding sequence ATGGAAGTTATAGGGAAGATTAAAATTATTAACGAAACACAGACTTTTGGAAGTAACGGATTCAGAAAAAGAGAAGTAGTAGTAACTACTGATGAGCAGTATCCTCAAATGTTGATGATTGAGTTTGTTCAGGACAAGTGTGATTTATTAAATAATTTCCAAGTTGGACAAGATGTTAAAGTTTCAATTAACTTAAGAGGTAGAGAGTGGATTAATCCAGAAGGAAAGGCGATGTATTTCAACTCTATTCAAGGATGGAGAATTGAGAACTTACAACAAGCATCTGCTCCACAGAACATGCCACCAGTTGATCAATTTCAACCAGCTCCAGATTTAACTGATAATGAGCCAGATGATTTACCTTTCTAA
- a CDS encoding short-chain fatty acid transporter, translated as MKITKIIENLFKKYIPSPFTIAVLLTLVTLALALGFTRPENQSLLNYSVDILKFWEQGIWNNGLLVFAYQMMLILVLGHVLVLSKPMSNLILKLTKYCTTTANSAMLVSTVTMLVAFFNWGLGLIFGALLARKVAEDAQRRGLKLNYPIIGASGYVGLMVWHGGISGSAPIKINEKGHIKSLMDSVSSDATLAKIPELIDYSQTVFSWWNLLIFAIVVIAVASTFYVMGKKADPTEINLLEYNLDDSSEVPQDKAEKLDSSSILGYIIGGIILITFFLRYQKDLASLKITPNLINFFMFGLAIILHKNVKNFTNAVGKSISDVSGILIQFPLYFGIMGIMKSTGMVALISGFFVSISNATTLPIFTFFSAGLVNIFVPSGGGQWVVQGPVVVESALQLGVPLPKAIMALAYGDQVTNMLQPFWALPLLGITKLKAKEILPYTLIAMFVGSAIYLLGLLIF; from the coding sequence ATGAAGATTACAAAAATCATAGAGAATCTTTTTAAGAAATACATTCCTTCACCTTTTACAATAGCGGTACTATTGACATTGGTAACTCTGGCACTGGCTTTAGGATTTACAAGACCGGAAAATCAATCACTTTTGAATTATAGTGTTGATATTTTAAAGTTTTGGGAGCAGGGGATTTGGAATAATGGACTGCTTGTTTTTGCTTATCAAATGATGCTGATTTTGGTATTAGGACATGTATTGGTTTTGAGTAAACCGATGAGCAATTTAATATTGAAACTCACAAAATATTGTACAACAACAGCTAATAGTGCTATGTTGGTAAGTACGGTTACCATGCTTGTTGCTTTTTTCAATTGGGGATTAGGTTTAATTTTTGGAGCCTTATTAGCACGAAAAGTTGCAGAAGATGCACAACGTAGAGGTCTAAAACTCAATTATCCAATTATAGGAGCTTCAGGTTATGTTGGTTTAATGGTTTGGCATGGTGGGATTTCAGGATCCGCGCCAATAAAAATTAATGAAAAAGGACATATAAAGTCTTTAATGGATTCGGTTTCCTCTGATGCTACACTGGCAAAAATACCAGAGTTGATAGATTATAGTCAAACAGTTTTTAGTTGGTGGAATTTATTAATATTCGCAATTGTAGTTATTGCCGTTGCTTCTACATTTTATGTAATGGGAAAAAAAGCGGACCCAACAGAAATCAATTTATTGGAATACAATTTGGATGATTCTTCAGAGGTTCCTCAAGATAAAGCAGAGAAACTTGACAGCTCATCAATCTTGGGTTATATAATTGGAGGAATTATTTTAATTACTTTCTTTTTACGTTATCAAAAAGATTTGGCATCGTTAAAAATTACTCCAAACCTTATTAACTTTTTTATGTTTGGTTTAGCGATTATTCTTCATAAGAATGTTAAAAATTTTACTAATGCCGTTGGAAAATCAATATCTGATGTTTCTGGGATTTTGATTCAATTCCCACTGTACTTTGGTATTATGGGAATTATGAAATCTACAGGAATGGTTGCTTTAATTTCTGGATTTTTTGTCTCTATTTCAAATGCTACAACATTACCAATTTTTACTTTTTTTAGTGCTGGTTTAGTGAATATTTTTGTTCCTAGTGGAGGTGGTCAATGGGTAGTGCAAGGTCCAGTAGTAGTAGAATCTGCTTTACAATTAGGAGTTCCATTGCCTAAGGCAATTATGGCGCTAGCCTATGGAGACCAGGTTACAAATATGTTGCAACCTTTTTGGGCGTTACCGTTATTGGGAATTACTAAATTGAAGGCAAAAGAAATTCTTCCATATACATTAATTGCGATGTTCGTTGGAAGCGCTATTTACTTATTAGGATTACTTATTTTTTAA
- a CDS encoding YqaA family protein — MTKNKKKKNKDAHVKRLHNYYQRTGFYMFIWESLKKAFLPLVLVVIALFLFNNYVYNINDGLQKMTETFSRTSLLITFFASETILGLIPPEIFIAWSKKTSDPILNLVILATLSYLGGILAYYIGKASLKIGAVKEYLEVKMAKHLKNTKKWGGFLILVGALLPLPFAISCLTAGMIKYPVKNVILFGLFRFLRFAIYAWAIFSVVN, encoded by the coding sequence ATGACAAAAAATAAAAAAAAGAAGAATAAAGATGCACATGTAAAACGCCTGCATAACTATTATCAGCGTACTGGATTTTACATGTTTATATGGGAAAGTTTAAAGAAGGCATTTTTACCACTGGTACTAGTGGTTATTGCTTTATTCTTATTTAACAACTACGTTTATAATATAAATGACGGGCTGCAAAAAATGACAGAAACGTTCTCTAGAACTAGTTTACTGATTACATTTTTTGCTTCCGAAACTATATTAGGATTGATACCTCCAGAAATTTTTATTGCATGGTCTAAAAAGACTTCTGATCCGATCTTAAATTTAGTTATACTTGCTACTTTATCTTATCTAGGTGGAATTTTAGCGTATTATATTGGTAAAGCTTCTTTAAAAATTGGAGCCGTTAAAGAGTATTTAGAAGTTAAAATGGCTAAGCACCTAAAAAATACTAAAAAGTGGGGAGGATTCTTAATTTTAGTTGGTGCATTATTACCATTACCTTTTGCTATTAGTTGTTTAACTGCTGGAATGATAAAATACCCAGTAAAGAATGTTATTCTATTCGGGCTATTCCGTTTTTTACGTTTTGCAATTTACGCATGGGCAATATTCTCTGTTGTAAATTAA